Proteins encoded together in one Labilibaculum sp. DW002 window:
- the fucK gene encoding L-fuculokinase, which yields MLENNNTKRKGKMTHKDIAIVFDCGATNVRVIAMDKSGQILASQAMPNETDEDPNYPGGRIWDLEKLWDKLCEASKGIVKEIDPKRIAGITVTTFGVDGAFIDEKGELLYPIISWQCPRTTPIMNNIEKYIPLQDVYKISGIYPYAFNTINKMIWFKENRPEIIEQSHRFLFISSILISKLSGALQNDATMMGTAMMADIGKREFSDKILNAIGLDQQKFGTIGEPGDKVGGVTSEASINTGLPEATPVFLTGHDTQFAIFGSGAQLNQPVLSSGTWEIVMTRSNSFTASNVELENNLTTELDAISGVYNIGQNWLGSGVLEWFSKNFYPELSGDQLYDAMIEEAEIEMPGSNGIVVDPAFYDDGSSNNTGTIKGLTISTRRSQVYRAFLESLAYRLREGLEAVEKAGKFKTECIICVGGGSKNKLWNQLRADVCNTPIQLIDQKETTVLGASMFVFAGAGVYKSANAARKKITYNPQVINPSANRQVYDQLYNNYIELKK from the coding sequence ATGTTGGAAAATAATAATACCAAAAGAAAAGGGAAAATGACTCATAAAGATATAGCTATCGTTTTTGATTGCGGAGCTACAAATGTAAGGGTAATTGCCATGGATAAGTCAGGGCAAATACTTGCATCTCAGGCAATGCCTAACGAAACCGACGAGGATCCGAATTATCCGGGAGGAAGAATCTGGGATCTGGAAAAGTTATGGGACAAATTATGTGAGGCTTCAAAAGGAATTGTAAAAGAAATAGATCCAAAGCGGATAGCCGGTATAACCGTTACCACTTTTGGAGTGGATGGTGCTTTTATCGATGAAAAAGGAGAATTACTCTACCCAATTATTTCTTGGCAATGTCCACGTACAACGCCGATAATGAATAACATTGAGAAATACATTCCGCTACAAGATGTTTATAAAATCAGTGGTATATATCCTTATGCCTTCAATACCATAAACAAGATGATATGGTTTAAGGAAAATAGACCTGAAATAATCGAACAATCTCATCGCTTTTTATTTATTTCTTCTATCCTAATCAGCAAATTATCGGGTGCATTGCAAAACGATGCGACCATGATGGGAACGGCTATGATGGCTGATATTGGGAAACGAGAGTTTTCTGATAAAATCCTGAATGCAATTGGACTGGATCAACAAAAATTTGGTACCATTGGCGAACCTGGCGATAAAGTAGGAGGTGTTACTTCGGAAGCTTCAATTAATACTGGGTTACCAGAAGCAACGCCAGTGTTTTTAACGGGACACGATACTCAATTTGCGATATTCGGATCAGGAGCTCAATTAAATCAGCCTGTACTAAGTTCAGGAACTTGGGAAATTGTAATGACCCGAAGCAATTCATTTACCGCATCAAATGTTGAGTTAGAAAACAATTTAACCACCGAATTAGATGCAATTTCAGGAGTCTATAACATTGGCCAAAACTGGTTGGGGTCAGGCGTTTTAGAATGGTTTTCAAAAAATTTCTATCCTGAATTAAGTGGTGATCAATTGTATGATGCCATGATTGAAGAGGCGGAGATCGAAATGCCTGGTTCAAATGGTATTGTTGTAGATCCGGCTTTTTATGATGATGGTTCAAGTAACAATACAGGAACGATCAAAGGTTTGACCATAAGTACCCGAAGAAGCCAAGTGTATAGAGCATTTCTGGAAAGCTTAGCCTATCGCTTGCGCGAAGGCTTAGAGGCTGTAGAAAAGGCAGGGAAATTTAAAACGGAATGCATCATTTGCGTGGGTGGTGGATCAAAGAACAAGTTATGGAATCAGCTAAGAGCTGATGTTTGCAATACACCTATTCAGTTGATCGATCAAAAAGAAACAACGGTATTGGGTGCATCAATGTTCGTTTTTGCTGGAGCTGGTGTTTACAAATCGGCAAATGCAGCACGAAAAAAAATCACATACAATCCACAAGTAATCAATCCTTCTGCTAACAGACAGGTTTACGATCAGCTCTACAATAACTACATTGAATTAAAAAAATAA
- the fucP gene encoding L-fucose:H+ symporter permease, with the protein MSNQTKVVEKKYLLSFILITSLFALWGFANDITNPMVAAFKTVMELTNTKATLIQFAFYGGYATMAIPAALFAQRYSYKKGVLLGLGLYALGALLFYPAAQFQMFGFFVGSLYVLTFGLAFLETTCNPFILSLGSKETATRRLNLAQSFNPMGSFLGMTVAARFVLANLNADKHLDAVGNKIEFSTLDNATKALDRLHDLAVIRDPYVALGLVVLVMLVIIAAVKMPNTTNKEQMHPLQSMKRLFQNKVYRTGVIAQIAYVAAQIMCWTFIIQYAENLGLTKEAGQYHNMLAMGLFIVSRLASTFILKYVNASQLLMWFAIGGITTTTCAIFIVGLPGLYCLVATSVFMSLMFPTIYGIALGNVGQDTTLGSAGLVMAIVGGAIMPMLQAMIIDLGTVGFLPAVNASFILPLLCFIVIAFYGKYSSKILAKD; encoded by the coding sequence GTGAGTAATCAAACTAAAGTTGTCGAAAAGAAATATCTATTATCGTTCATTCTAATCACAAGTCTTTTTGCCTTGTGGGGATTTGCCAACGATATTACCAATCCAATGGTTGCGGCTTTTAAAACGGTAATGGAGCTAACCAACACCAAAGCTACTTTAATCCAATTTGCCTTTTATGGAGGTTATGCCACCATGGCGATTCCTGCAGCATTGTTTGCGCAAAGGTATAGTTATAAAAAAGGTGTTTTACTAGGTCTTGGTTTGTATGCATTAGGAGCTCTTTTGTTTTATCCTGCGGCTCAATTTCAAATGTTTGGCTTTTTTGTAGGTTCATTGTACGTACTAACTTTCGGACTTGCTTTTTTAGAAACCACATGCAACCCATTTATTCTTTCATTGGGATCGAAAGAGACAGCTACTCGTCGATTAAATTTAGCACAGTCCTTTAATCCAATGGGATCTTTTCTTGGAATGACCGTTGCTGCGCGATTTGTTTTGGCAAATTTAAATGCTGATAAGCATTTGGATGCTGTTGGCAATAAAATAGAGTTTTCAACATTAGACAACGCGACTAAAGCCTTAGATCGATTGCACGATCTTGCTGTAATTAGAGATCCATATGTAGCCTTGGGGCTTGTAGTGCTTGTTATGTTGGTAATTATTGCTGCGGTTAAAATGCCTAATACTACAAATAAGGAACAAATGCATCCTTTACAATCCATGAAGAGATTGTTCCAAAACAAGGTATATCGTACTGGTGTTATTGCTCAAATTGCTTATGTGGCAGCACAAATCATGTGTTGGACATTTATTATCCAATATGCCGAGAATTTAGGCTTAACAAAAGAAGCAGGACAATATCATAATATGCTTGCCATGGGGTTGTTTATTGTAAGTCGTTTGGCTAGTACTTTTATTTTAAAGTACGTTAATGCTAGTCAGCTTTTAATGTGGTTTGCTATTGGCGGAATAACAACAACAACATGTGCCATTTTTATTGTTGGCTTACCTGGTTTGTATTGTTTGGTTGCGACATCGGTATTTATGTCTTTAATGTTCCCAACAATTTACGGTATCGCATTGGGAAATGTTGGTCAGGATACAACTTTAGGATCTGCTGGATTAGTTATGGCTATTGTAGGCGGAGCTATCATGCCAATGCTGCAAGCTATGATTATAGATTTAGGAACTGTTGGATTCTTACCTGCGGTTAACGCATCGTTTATTTTACCATTGTTGTGTTTTATTGTGATCGCATTTTACGGTAAGTATTCTAGTAAAATATTAGCTAAAGACTAG
- the rhaD gene encoding rhamnulose-1-phosphate aldolase, producing MNNLTNLPEGVQNEIDKVSEIAGYLWDREWAERNAGNISINLSDYFKGVELGNPDRYFDFDFPKNVAGLVVFISGTGCHLRHLINRIEEAACILKINDDATGYSIVWGGKKENFGPTCELISHVKIHQFNSVNNPTHKAIVHTHPIELIVMSHHPIFNDQEKMNHSLWKMCPEIKVFVPKGVHCTPYALSSSEDLADKTIEGLKNYNVSLWEKHGATATGEDAERAFDYLDVANKGAKLLLTAWSAGFDPAGLSKDQLTELEQFI from the coding sequence ATGAATAACTTGACGAATTTACCAGAAGGGGTTCAAAACGAAATAGATAAGGTTTCTGAAATTGCAGGATACCTTTGGGATAGAGAATGGGCAGAGCGAAATGCTGGGAATATTTCTATCAACTTATCTGATTATTTTAAAGGCGTAGAACTTGGTAATCCTGATCGATATTTTGATTTTGATTTTCCAAAAAATGTAGCTGGTTTAGTTGTTTTTATTAGCGGAACAGGATGTCATCTTAGACATTTGATCAATCGTATTGAAGAAGCTGCTTGTATCTTAAAAATTAACGATGATGCAACTGGATATTCAATAGTTTGGGGTGGTAAGAAAGAGAATTTCGGTCCTACTTGCGAACTGATTTCTCACGTAAAAATCCATCAATTTAATAGTGTAAACAACCCAACTCATAAAGCCATTGTTCACACTCATCCAATCGAATTGATTGTAATGAGCCATCATCCTATTTTTAACGATCAGGAGAAAATGAATCATTCATTATGGAAAATGTGTCCTGAAATTAAAGTGTTTGTGCCTAAAGGAGTTCATTGCACACCTTATGCTTTATCTAGTTCTGAAGATTTGGCCGATAAGACAATTGAAGGTTTGAAAAACTACAATGTATCTCTTTGGGAGAAGCATGGAGCAACTGCAACTGGAGAGGATGCTGAAAGAGCTTTTGATTATTTAGATGTAGCAAACAAAGGAGCAAAATTATTATTGACAGCTTGGTCTGCTGGATTCGACCCTGCAGGATTAAGCAAAGATCAACTAACAGAATTAGAACAGTTTATTTAA
- a CDS encoding MFS transporter, whose translation MSKKISISQVLPVLFGFFVMGFCDVVGITSAHVKEDLLGAYSPAFQDTLSNLIPVALFSMFLIFSIPTGLLMNKIGRKKTVLLSNVITIVAMFIPLIEYSFITSLFAFALLGIANTILQVSLNPLLTNVVKGDKLTSSLTAGQFVKAISSFSAPFIAAFAATQLDNWQYIFPIYAVITLLSTIWLLATPIHEDPIEGKASSFKDIIEILKDKTIFLMFLGILFVVGVDVGVNTASAKILMERCGLTSIDAGYGPSVYFAFRTLGAFLGAFFLARYSSYKFFKINIVGAVLALIALIFVGDKIAVFAIYAVIGFTIANIFPIIFGHAIQSRPDKANEISGLMITGVFGGAIIPFIMGLMSDGLGSQVGAVLVILLSAFYLLYLSFSMKEIKA comes from the coding sequence ATGAGTAAAAAAATATCAATCTCACAAGTCCTTCCAGTACTGTTTGGATTTTTTGTCATGGGATTTTGTGATGTGGTTGGAATAACTTCAGCACACGTAAAAGAAGATTTATTGGGCGCTTATAGTCCGGCATTTCAGGATACATTATCGAATCTTATTCCAGTTGCTTTATTTTCGATGTTCTTGATTTTTTCAATTCCAACTGGTTTATTAATGAATAAAATCGGTCGTAAAAAGACAGTGCTTTTAAGTAATGTTATTACGATTGTAGCAATGTTTATTCCACTAATCGAGTATAGCTTTATTACTTCTCTGTTTGCATTTGCCTTATTGGGAATTGCCAATACAATTTTGCAAGTGTCTCTTAATCCTTTGTTGACAAATGTCGTAAAAGGAGATAAGTTGACCAGTAGCTTAACTGCCGGGCAGTTTGTAAAAGCCATTTCATCATTTAGTGCGCCATTTATTGCTGCATTTGCGGCAACACAATTGGACAATTGGCAATATATCTTTCCAATTTATGCTGTTATAACACTTCTTTCAACAATTTGGTTATTAGCAACACCTATTCATGAAGATCCAATTGAAGGAAAGGCAAGTTCATTTAAAGACATTATTGAAATATTGAAGGATAAGACTATATTTTTAATGTTTTTAGGAATTTTATTTGTGGTTGGAGTAGATGTTGGCGTAAATACAGCATCGGCTAAGATCCTAATGGAGCGTTGCGGATTAACATCTATTGATGCAGGTTATGGTCCTAGTGTTTATTTTGCTTTCCGTACTTTAGGAGCATTTTTAGGAGCTTTCTTTTTAGCAAGATACTCTTCGTACAAATTCTTTAAAATAAATATCGTTGGTGCAGTTTTAGCTTTAATTGCTTTGATTTTTGTTGGTGATAAAATAGCTGTATTCGCAATTTATGCAGTAATTGGCTTTACCATTGCAAACATCTTCCCAATTATCTTTGGTCATGCCATTCAATCTCGTCCTGATAAAGCAAATGAGATTTCTGGTTTGATGATTACAGGTGTTTTTGGTGGAGCTATCATTCCATTTATCATGGGATTAATGTCTGATGGATTAGGTTCACAGGTTGGAGCCGTTTTGGTCATCCTTCTAAGTGCCTTTTATCTGCTTTACCTATCATTCTCTATGAAAGAGATAAAAGCATAA
- the fucU gene encoding L-fucose mutarotase, with protein sequence MLKGISPLLSPELLSVLYRMGHGDEIILADAHFPGESYNTNVLRADGIKVPDLLAAILPLFELDQYVDSPLVMMDAVAGDQLDPNVELLYRRSIQITNPNAKAIKKIERVAFYERATEAYAVVITGETAKYGNIILKKGVTPIETSKPIYCE encoded by the coding sequence ATGCTAAAAGGAATATCACCCTTACTAAGTCCAGAATTACTTTCTGTTTTATATCGAATGGGACATGGAGATGAAATCATATTGGCTGATGCTCACTTTCCTGGAGAAAGCTACAACACGAATGTATTAAGAGCTGACGGGATAAAAGTTCCTGATTTATTAGCTGCGATTCTTCCACTGTTTGAGTTGGATCAATATGTAGATAGCCCATTGGTAATGATGGATGCGGTTGCTGGCGATCAACTCGATCCGAATGTTGAGCTTCTCTATCGCAGAAGTATTCAGATCACAAACCCGAATGCTAAGGCGATAAAAAAAATAGAACGTGTTGCTTTTTACGAACGAGCCACAGAAGCATATGCTGTTGTAATTACTGGTGAAACAGCTAAGTATGGAAACATCATTCTAAAAAAAGGGGTGACCCCAATAGAAACTTCTAAACCAATTTATTGTGAGTAA
- a CDS encoding helix-turn-helix domain-containing protein has protein sequence MNTQLKKPDKGDPSDVLQMFPSYNLHLHCCRYWWLQHWEFNELSFPYWRIYHNSYKGAVILYDNKEYALSPDKIVMIAPNTSYATRLYDHKIPDTGYELKGGRISASVSEKQLLEEKCILHLFIHFNIGMPYDNISPGVFIYELTDHLKEKLQVIKRHLNYEHTRFSFYSNLAIHALISDLLSDLPENSWNLITKDYRILEVLSYVENNSSDELANPVLAEQANMATNAFTRLFTKELGISPQKYVKKKRIDQACILLHHSDISVNDVAIKTGFADRYHFSRIFKQITGVSPARYKKEFGMK, from the coding sequence ATGAATACACAACTAAAAAAACCTGACAAAGGAGATCCTTCTGATGTATTACAGATGTTTCCCAGCTATAATTTACACTTGCATTGTTGTCGTTATTGGTGGCTTCAGCATTGGGAGTTTAATGAACTTTCATTCCCCTATTGGCGTATCTACCACAATAGCTATAAGGGCGCAGTTATCTTGTATGATAACAAAGAGTATGCTTTATCGCCGGATAAGATTGTAATGATCGCACCTAATACTTCCTATGCTACTCGATTGTACGATCATAAAATACCAGATACGGGTTATGAATTAAAAGGAGGAAGAATAAGTGCTTCGGTATCGGAGAAGCAATTGCTAGAAGAAAAATGCATATTGCATCTGTTTATCCATTTCAATATTGGAATGCCATATGACAACATTTCCCCAGGCGTATTTATTTATGAATTGACTGATCATTTAAAAGAAAAGTTGCAAGTCATAAAACGACACCTCAATTATGAGCATACCCGATTTAGTTTCTATTCAAATTTAGCTATTCATGCACTAATCAGCGATTTACTTTCTGATTTACCCGAAAATAGCTGGAATTTAATTACAAAGGACTATCGTATTTTGGAGGTATTAAGCTATGTCGAAAATAACAGTAGTGATGAATTGGCAAATCCTGTTTTGGCTGAACAGGCCAATATGGCGACGAATGCTTTCACCAGACTTTTTACGAAAGAGCTAGGTATTTCCCCACAAAAATATGTAAAGAAAAAAAGAATAGATCAGGCTTGTATTTTATTGCATCACTCCGACATATCGGTAAATGATGTAGCTATAAAAACCGGTTTTGCTGACCGCTATCACTTTTCTAGAATCTTTAAACAAATAACAGGAGTATCTCCTGCAAGGTATAAAAAGGAGTTTGGAATGAAGTAG
- a CDS encoding L-fucose isomerase encodes MANRLIGDLPKVGIRPVIDGRENGVRESLETQVMDLAKAAAKFIEENLRFPSGEQVECVIADTCIGGVAEAAMCANKFKKEGVGVSLTVTPCWCYGTEVMDTDPQLPKAVWGFNGTERPGAVYLAAALAGYTQKGLPTFGIYGRDVQDSGDTNIPADVQEKLLRFVKSALAVAQMNGKSYLSIGYSSMGIAGSMVDSNFFQDYLGIRTEFVESLEILRRIDEGIYDEEEFKKALAWTKKNCKEGEDPNAPEKQATAERKKAEWETVVKMTLICRDMMIGNQKVIDKGFREEGLGRNAILGGFQGQRQWTDYQPNADFPEAILNSSFDWNGIRQAFVFATENDSLNSISMLFGHLLTNTAQIFSDVRTYWSPDAVKRVTGKELSGLAEGGVIHLINSGSTTLDATAQQKDAEGKPAMKPFWEITEEEAQKCLDKTLWPQAERGYFRGGGYSSQFKTEGEMPVTMCRVNMVKGQGPVLQIAEGWTVELPEEIHSVLDERTNPTWPTTWFVPRTNGAGAFKDVYSVMANWGANHGAISYGHIGADLITLASMLRIPVNMHNVNDDDVFRPSAWTAFGETKEGSDYRACATYGPLYGMK; translated from the coding sequence ATGGCTAATAGGTTAATTGGAGATTTGCCAAAGGTAGGAATCAGACCTGTAATTGATGGCAGAGAAAATGGAGTAAGAGAATCCTTAGAGACTCAAGTGATGGATCTAGCAAAAGCAGCTGCGAAATTTATTGAAGAGAATTTAAGATTTCCTAGCGGAGAACAAGTAGAATGTGTAATTGCTGATACTTGTATTGGTGGTGTTGCAGAGGCTGCAATGTGTGCCAATAAATTTAAAAAAGAAGGTGTTGGTGTTTCCTTAACTGTTACTCCTTGCTGGTGCTATGGTACTGAGGTTATGGATACAGATCCACAATTGCCAAAAGCGGTATGGGGATTTAATGGTACTGAACGTCCAGGTGCAGTTTATCTAGCTGCCGCATTAGCAGGATATACACAAAAAGGATTACCAACTTTTGGTATTTATGGCCGCGACGTACAAGATTCTGGAGACACGAACATTCCAGCCGATGTACAAGAAAAATTATTGCGATTTGTAAAATCAGCACTTGCTGTAGCTCAAATGAATGGTAAGTCTTATTTGTCGATAGGATACAGTTCTATGGGAATTGCTGGTTCTATGGTAGATTCTAACTTTTTTCAAGATTATTTAGGGATACGTACAGAGTTTGTAGAGTCCTTAGAAATTCTTCGTCGTATTGATGAAGGTATTTATGACGAAGAGGAATTCAAAAAGGCATTGGCTTGGACCAAAAAGAATTGCAAAGAGGGGGAAGATCCAAATGCTCCTGAAAAGCAAGCAACTGCCGAAAGAAAAAAAGCAGAATGGGAAACCGTAGTTAAAATGACCTTGATTTGCCGTGATATGATGATTGGTAATCAAAAGGTAATTGATAAAGGATTTAGAGAAGAAGGCTTAGGTAGAAATGCTATTTTAGGTGGTTTCCAAGGACAGCGTCAGTGGACCGACTATCAACCAAATGCTGATTTTCCTGAAGCTATTTTAAATTCATCATTCGACTGGAATGGTATCCGTCAGGCTTTTGTTTTCGCTACAGAAAATGATAGTTTAAACAGCATTTCTATGTTGTTCGGGCACTTGTTAACCAATACTGCACAAATCTTTTCAGATGTAAGAACTTATTGGAGTCCTGATGCAGTGAAACGAGTAACAGGAAAGGAATTATCTGGTTTGGCAGAAGGTGGCGTTATTCACTTGATTAACTCAGGTTCGACAACACTTGATGCTACTGCACAACAAAAAGATGCAGAAGGAAAACCTGCAATGAAGCCTTTCTGGGAAATTACAGAAGAAGAAGCTCAAAAATGTTTAGATAAAACATTGTGGCCACAAGCTGAGCGTGGATACTTTAGAGGTGGTGGATATTCATCACAGTTTAAGACTGAAGGTGAAATGCCAGTAACCATGTGTCGTGTAAATATGGTAAAAGGACAAGGGCCAGTACTTCAAATTGCTGAAGGATGGACAGTTGAATTGCCTGAAGAGATCCACTCAGTGTTAGACGAAAGAACCAATCCAACTTGGCCAACAACATGGTTTGTTCCAAGAACAAATGGAGCAGGAGCATTTAAAGATGTTTATTCGGTGATGGCGAATTGGGGTGCCAATCATGGTGCGATTAGTTATGGTCATATTGGTGCCGACCTTATTACTTTGGCTTCTATGCTACGAATTCCGGTAAACATGCACAATGTGAATGATGATGATGTATTTCGTCCAAGTGCATGGACTGCTTTCGGAGAAACTAAAGAAGGATCAGATTATAGAGCCTGTGCTACTTATGGTCCACTTTACGGAATGAAGTAG
- a CDS encoding iron-containing alcohol dehydrogenase, producing the protein MLEKRRIYLPPLSLVGPGVIVDLVEEIKDQDGKKVLVVTDKVLNELGVVGKITDLMDQKSINYVVFDEVKPNPTCANVNAGLKVFKENNCDFILTIGGGSPQDCGKAIGILATNGGDIKDYEGIHISKKKATTIAAINTTAGTASEVTINYVITDEERKVKMVMVDKNCLVSIAVNDPELMLNKPAALTAATGMDALTHAVEAYVSVGAFHWSDHMSLYAIQLIGESLRDAVNEGSNLEARSKMAWAQFIAGQAFSNCGLGFVHSAAHQLGGLYNTPHGVANAVLLPHVERFNLSSCPEKFAKIAQAMGVDISAMSEQEAAESALDAISQLSKDVGIPSGIKALGAKEEDFVLMAENALADVCTGGNPKSVCLEDAIEIYKSSM; encoded by the coding sequence ATGTTAGAGAAAAGAAGAATCTACTTGCCTCCTTTGAGTTTGGTTGGCCCAGGTGTAATTGTTGATCTTGTTGAAGAAATAAAAGATCAGGATGGTAAAAAAGTACTTGTTGTAACCGATAAAGTTCTGAATGAGCTTGGTGTTGTTGGTAAAATAACAGATTTAATGGATCAAAAGTCCATTAATTATGTTGTTTTTGACGAGGTAAAACCGAATCCAACTTGCGCAAATGTAAATGCTGGATTAAAGGTTTTCAAAGAGAATAACTGCGATTTTATCTTAACAATAGGAGGTGGATCACCTCAAGATTGTGGTAAAGCGATTGGAATATTAGCTACAAACGGAGGTGATATAAAAGATTATGAAGGAATTCATATTTCTAAAAAGAAAGCCACTACAATTGCTGCCATTAACACTACGGCAGGAACAGCAAGCGAAGTAACCATTAACTACGTAATTACAGACGAAGAGCGTAAAGTGAAAATGGTGATGGTTGATAAAAACTGTTTGGTATCTATCGCTGTTAACGATCCTGAGTTAATGCTAAACAAACCAGCTGCATTAACTGCTGCTACAGGAATGGATGCACTAACTCATGCTGTTGAAGCCTATGTATCTGTAGGAGCATTCCATTGGTCAGATCACATGTCTCTATATGCAATTCAACTTATCGGCGAAAGCTTAAGAGATGCAGTTAATGAGGGGAGCAACCTTGAAGCACGAAGTAAAATGGCTTGGGCACAATTTATTGCCGGACAAGCTTTTTCGAACTGCGGATTAGGTTTTGTTCACTCTGCAGCGCACCAATTAGGCGGATTGTACAACACACCACACGGTGTAGCCAATGCAGTTTTATTGCCACATGTTGAGCGTTTTAACTTATCGTCTTGTCCTGAGAAGTTTGCCAAAATTGCACAAGCAATGGGAGTTGACATTTCAGCAATGAGCGAACAAGAAGCTGCCGAATCTGCATTAGATGCAATTTCTCAATTGTCGAAAGATGTTGGTATTCCTTCTGGAATTAAAGCATTAGGTGCTAAAGAAGAGGATTTTGTTTTAATGGCTGAAAATGCTTTAGCAGATGTATGTACAGGTGGAAATCCAAAAAGCGTATGCTTAGAAGATGCCATTGAAATTTACAAGAGTTCGATGTAA